The Ovis aries strain OAR_USU_Benz2616 breed Rambouillet chromosome 11, ARS-UI_Ramb_v3.0, whole genome shotgun sequence genome window below encodes:
- the NKIRAS2 gene encoding NF-kappa-B inhibitor-interacting Ras-like protein 2, protein MGKSCKVVVCGQASVGKTSILEQLLYGNHVVGSEMIETQEDIYVGSIETDRGVREQVRFYDTRGLRDGAELPRHCFSCTDGYVLVYSTDSRESFQRVELLKKEIDKSKDKKEVTIVVLGNKCDLQEQRRVDPDVAQHWAKSEKVKLWEVSVADRRSLLEPFVYLASKMTQPQSKSAFPLSRKNKGSGSLDG, encoded by the exons ATGGGGAAGAGCTGCAAGGTGGTCGTGTGTGGCCAGGCTTCTGTGGGCAAGACTTCAATCCTGGAGCAGCTTCTGTACGGAAACCATGTAGTGG GTTCCGAGATGATCGAGACGCAGGAGGACATCTACGTGGGCTCCATTGAGACTGACCGGGGGGTCCGGGAGCAGGTGCGTTTCTACGACACCCGGGGGCTCCGAGACGGGGCCGAGTTGCCCCGGCACTGCTTCTCCTGCACTGACGGCTATGTCCTGGTCTACAGCACGGACAGCCGGGAGTCCTTTCAGCGCGTGGAGCTGCTCAAGAAGGAGATTGACAAATCCAAGGACAAGAAGGAG GTCACCATTGTGGTCCTCGGCAACAAGTGTGACCTGCAGGAGCAGCGGCGTGTAGACCCAGACGTGGCTCAGCACTGGGCCAAGTCGGAGAAGGTGAAGCTGTGGGAGGTGTCAGTGGCTGACCGCCGTTCACTGCTGGAGCCCTTCGTCTACCTGGCCAGCAAGATGACCCAGCCCCAGAGCAAGTCTGCCTTCCCCCTAAGCCGCAAGAACAAGGGCAGCGGCTCCTTGGATGGCTGA